A genome region from Polyodon spathula isolate WHYD16114869_AA chromosome 19, ASM1765450v1, whole genome shotgun sequence includes the following:
- the LOC121294856 gene encoding methylmalonyl-CoA epimerase, mitochondrial-like — translation MAASMMKVAAAGIVGHFRHAVPTVRRLSLSKPLAQVVPGPMWKLGRLNHIAIAVPDLEKAISLYRDVLGARVSDTVPLPDHGVYTVFVELGNTKLELLYPLGEKSPISGFLQKNKAGGMHHICIEVDDIKAAITDLKAKKIRTLSEEPRIGAHGKPVMFLHPKDCDGVLVELEEA, via the exons ATGGCGGCCTCCATGATGAAGGTTGCAG CTGCAGGTATTGTCGGACATTTTCGTCATGCAGTACCCACAGTCAGGAGGTTATCCCTGTCAAAGCCCCTTGCCCAAGTCGTACCAGGTCCCATGTGGAAGCTGGGCCGGCTGAATCACATTGCCATTGCGGTGCCAGACCTTGAGAAAGCTATCTCTTTATACCGCGATGTACTGGGAGCCCGGGTGAGCGACACCGTGCCTCTGCCGGATCATGGTGTCTACACCGTCTTTGTGGAGCTGGGCAACACCAAACTGGAGCTGCTGTACCCCTTGGGAGAAAAGAGCCCCATTTCAGGTTTCCTGCAGAAGAACAAAGCTGGCGGGATGCATCACATCTGCATTGAG GTGGATGACATAAAGGCAGCTATAACAGACTTAAAAGCCAAGAAGATTCGAACCCTTTCAGAAGAACCTCGCATTGGAGCACATGGCAAACCAGTGATGTTCCTTCACCCTAAAGACTGTGATGGTGTtcttgtggagcttgaagaagCGTGA